A genomic segment from Chloroflexota bacterium encodes:
- a CDS encoding helicase-related protein, with protein sequence MARLEELTRGARVRGVLPDGPVGVVDVTWHGDSVVELTYKDIGGRLGHELLYRDREPSLEVIEAGAAWSFDADGARFRLASEAHRIRLAYLFDPLLAVHTSLIDPLPHQITAVYGEMLPRQPLRYLLADDPGAGKTVMAGLLIKELLVRGDLRRCLIVCPGGLVDQWQDELYRRFQLPFEILTRDKIESSRSGNPFAEMDLIIGRLDHLSRNEELQAKLEQTDWDLIVCDEAHKMSASFFGGEVKYTKRYQLGQLLSKLTRHFLLMTATPHNGKEEEFQLFLALLDGDRFEGRFRDGVHQVDTSDLMRRLVKEQLLRFDETPLFPERYANTVSYTPSPGELALYAQVTDYVREEMNRADRLAREGESRRGTVVGFALTILQRRLASSPEAIYQSLRRRRERLERRLREEQIHRRGQEAFRDLPAAGIDTEDLLEIDEEAPSAEREQLEQEILDQATAARTIAELELEIAALKRLEQLADGVRRSGTDRKWEELSALLQRREDMFDAGGARRKLIIFTEHRDTLHYLAERITTLLGSPGSVVIIHGGLGREERRKVQEAFTQDKEVQILVATDAAGEGINLQRAHLLVNYDLPWNPNRIEQRFGRIHRIGQTEVCHMWNLVADGTREGEIFLALFRKLEAERAALGGQVFDVLGKVFDERPLRELLIEAIRYGDQPEVRDRLRLAVEGALDRDHLRDLLEERALARDAMDASQVRRIREDMERAAARRLQPHFIAAFFIEAFRLLGGTIREREPRRFEITHVPAVIRSRDRLVGVGEPVLQRYERITFEKDLISVPGKALASFVCPGHPLLDATIDLVLERYRDLLKNGAILVDPDDDGDAPRVLLYLEHAIQDARTDRAGNRRVVSRQLQFVEIDSTGQGRSAGYAPYLDYRPITDDERRMLESELSSAWTRTDLEAMAMEYAVSELVPRHLSEVRARKEELVDRTVAAVKDRLTKEIAYWDHRAADLRAQEEAGRTPRLNSARARQRADELEVRLQRRMEELQQERQLSPLPPVVVGGALVVPAGLVARLSAGAGPDDLGHQAQETARIERLALEVVLETERRLGFQPVDVSSEKRGYDVESHVPGTGRLRFIEVKGRVAGARTVTVTKNEILTGLNKPDDYILAIVEVDGDDGRPWYVRQPFGREPDFGVTSVNYDLGEMLARAEDPSALDVPFPARDPVSSDSGGQVAAR encoded by the coding sequence GTGGCGCGGCTCGAAGAGCTGACGCGGGGAGCCCGGGTCAGGGGCGTCTTGCCCGACGGTCCCGTGGGCGTCGTGGATGTCACGTGGCATGGCGATTCGGTAGTCGAGCTGACCTACAAGGACATCGGCGGCCGGCTTGGCCATGAGCTCCTCTACCGGGACCGGGAGCCCAGCCTCGAGGTCATTGAGGCGGGGGCCGCGTGGAGCTTCGACGCCGACGGAGCGCGCTTCCGCCTCGCCTCCGAGGCCCACCGGATTCGCCTCGCCTATCTCTTCGACCCCCTGCTCGCCGTCCACACCTCCCTCATCGACCCCCTTCCTCACCAGATAACGGCCGTCTATGGCGAGATGTTGCCTCGCCAGCCACTCCGCTACCTGCTTGCCGATGACCCAGGAGCCGGGAAGACCGTCATGGCGGGCCTGCTGATCAAGGAGCTCCTCGTCCGAGGTGATCTCCGCCGCTGCCTCATCGTTTGTCCGGGCGGGCTGGTGGACCAGTGGCAGGACGAGCTGTACCGACGGTTCCAATTACCGTTCGAGATCCTCACCCGGGACAAGATCGAGTCCTCTCGGAGCGGGAATCCGTTCGCCGAGATGGACCTCATCATCGGGCGCCTGGATCACCTCAGCCGCAATGAAGAGCTGCAGGCCAAGCTAGAGCAGACCGACTGGGACCTGATCGTGTGCGACGAAGCGCACAAGATGTCGGCCAGCTTCTTCGGTGGAGAGGTCAAGTACACCAAGCGCTACCAGCTCGGGCAGCTGTTATCCAAGCTGACCCGCCACTTCCTCCTCATGACCGCCACGCCCCACAACGGTAAGGAGGAGGAGTTCCAGCTGTTCCTGGCGCTGCTGGATGGCGACCGCTTCGAGGGCCGTTTCCGGGACGGCGTCCACCAAGTGGATACCTCGGATCTCATGCGCCGACTGGTCAAGGAGCAGCTCCTCCGGTTCGACGAGACGCCGCTGTTTCCCGAGCGCTACGCCAACACCGTGTCCTACACCCCATCGCCCGGGGAGCTGGCCCTCTACGCCCAGGTCACGGACTACGTGCGCGAGGAGATGAATCGGGCCGACCGACTGGCGCGGGAGGGCGAGTCCCGCCGCGGCACCGTGGTGGGCTTCGCGCTCACGATCCTTCAGCGCCGCCTCGCGTCCTCACCCGAAGCCATCTATCAGTCTTTGCGCCGCCGTCGGGAACGCCTGGAGCGTCGGCTGCGAGAGGAGCAGATCCACCGCCGCGGCCAGGAGGCCTTTCGCGATCTGCCGGCTGCTGGCATTGACACGGAAGACCTGCTGGAGATCGACGAGGAGGCGCCGAGCGCGGAGCGCGAGCAGCTGGAGCAGGAGATCCTCGACCAGGCCACGGCCGCCCGCACGATCGCCGAGCTGGAGCTGGAGATCGCTGCGCTGAAGCGCCTGGAGCAGCTTGCCGACGGAGTGCGGCGCAGCGGCACCGATCGGAAGTGGGAGGAGCTGTCGGCGCTGCTCCAGAGACGTGAGGACATGTTCGATGCGGGCGGGGCGAGACGCAAGCTGATCATCTTCACCGAGCACCGGGACACGCTCCATTATCTCGCGGAGCGGATAACGACGTTGCTCGGCTCCCCGGGGTCGGTCGTGATCATCCACGGCGGCCTGGGGCGGGAGGAGCGGCGAAAGGTGCAGGAGGCCTTCACCCAGGACAAGGAGGTCCAGATCCTGGTGGCGACCGACGCGGCCGGCGAGGGCATCAACCTCCAACGCGCCCATTTGCTCGTCAACTACGACCTGCCCTGGAACCCCAACCGGATCGAGCAGCGGTTTGGGCGCATCCACCGCATTGGCCAGACCGAGGTCTGCCACATGTGGAACCTGGTCGCCGACGGCACCCGCGAAGGGGAGATCTTCCTGGCCCTGTTCAGAAAGCTGGAAGCCGAGCGAGCTGCTCTGGGCGGCCAGGTGTTCGACGTTCTCGGGAAGGTGTTCGACGAGCGGCCCCTTCGCGAGCTGCTGATCGAGGCGATCCGCTATGGAGACCAGCCCGAGGTTCGCGATCGGTTGCGTCTGGCGGTCGAGGGAGCCCTCGACCGCGACCACCTGCGGGACCTCCTCGAGGAGCGAGCGCTGGCCCGCGATGCGATGGACGCCAGCCAGGTGCGCCGCATTCGTGAGGACATGGAGCGCGCCGCAGCCCGCCGGCTCCAGCCCCATTTCATAGCTGCCTTCTTCATCGAAGCCTTCCGCCTGCTCGGCGGCACGATCCGGGAGCGGGAGCCCCGTCGATTCGAGATCACCCACGTGCCGGCGGTCATCCGAAGCCGCGACCGCCTCGTGGGCGTCGGGGAACCGGTCCTCCAGCGCTACGAGCGGATCACCTTCGAGAAGGACCTCATCAGCGTTCCCGGGAAGGCGCTCGCGTCGTTCGTGTGCCCTGGCCACCCCCTGCTCGACGCTACGATCGATCTCGTCCTCGAACGCTATCGCGACCTCCTGAAGAATGGAGCGATCCTGGTCGATCCCGACGATGACGGCGATGCCCCTCGTGTGCTGCTCTATCTCGAGCACGCCATCCAGGACGCGCGGACCGATCGCGCCGGCAACCGACGCGTCGTTTCCCGTCAGCTGCAGTTCGTCGAGATCGATTCGACGGGCCAGGGGCGCTCGGCGGGATACGCGCCCTATCTCGACTACCGCCCCATCACCGATGATGAGCGTCGCATGCTGGAGTCCGAGCTGTCCAGCGCGTGGACGCGAACGGATCTCGAAGCGATGGCAATGGAGTACGCAGTATCGGAGCTGGTTCCCCGGCACCTGAGCGAAGTCCGCGCCAGGAAGGAAGAGCTGGTTGATCGTACCGTGGCGGCCGTCAAGGACCGCCTGACCAAGGAGATCGCGTACTGGGACCATCGCGCCGCGGACCTGCGGGCCCAGGAAGAGGCAGGCCGAACGCCGCGCCTCAACTCCGCCCGTGCTCGCCAGCGGGCCGACGAGCTGGAAGTGCGCCTTCAGCGACGCATGGAGGAGCTGCAGCAGGAGAGGCAGCTCTCGCCGTTGCCACCCGTCGTCGTCGGCGGTGCGCTGGTGGTCCCGGCTGGACTGGTCGCCAGACTGAGCGCGGGAGCCGGCCCCGACGATCTGGGCCACCAGGCCCAGGAGACGGCCCGCATCGAGCGCCTTGCGCTGGAGGTCGTGCTGGAGACCGAACGGCGCCTCGGTTTCCAGCCGGTGGACGTCTCCTCCGAGAAGCGGGGGTACGACGTGGAGTCCCACGTGCCGGGCACCGGGCGGCTGCGATTCATCGAGGTCAAGGGAAGAGTCGCCGGCGCGCGGACCGTGACGGTGACCAAGAACGAGATCCTCACCGGGCTGAACAAGCCGGATGACTACATTCTGGCGATCGTCGAGGTGGACGGGGACGACGGCCGCCCCTGGTACGTGCGCCAACCGTTCGGGCGCGAGCCGGATTTCGGTGTGACGAGTGTCAATTACGACTTGGGAGAGATGCTGGCTCGGGCAGAGGATCCTTCGGCGCTGGACGTGCCCTTCCCAGCCCGGGATCCCGTGAGCTCGGATTCCGGGGGGCAGGTTGCAGCGCGATGA
- a CDS encoding ABC transporter permease: protein MSATSDAPGLVLQGTTTRAARPGAGAVVGFVGENAVLMGRWFSRLRREPIGLITTLAQPVLWLILFGHLFSGMASGALVPGVTYLTFMTAGSVVMTVYNASINSGVEVLFDRESGFLQRLMVAPINRLSLVVSRFLYILLIGSAQSLLILAVAYALGVRIASGLGGIAMILVIGMLLGIGLVGISMILAFSLKRHGDFFTLIGFIGLPLVFLSSALAPISIMPPWMRLLARFNPMTYAIDATRSLVINGWDWLLVIEMVGVLLVFDAVTLVLSANVLRRELS from the coding sequence ATGAGCGCGACATCCGACGCGCCGGGGCTCGTCCTCCAAGGCACGACAACCCGCGCCGCGCGCCCTGGCGCCGGAGCGGTGGTGGGCTTCGTCGGCGAAAACGCCGTCCTCATGGGGCGGTGGTTCAGCCGCCTCCGTCGAGAGCCGATCGGGCTCATCACCACGCTGGCGCAGCCGGTCCTGTGGCTCATCCTGTTCGGGCACCTGTTTTCCGGGATGGCTTCGGGCGCCCTGGTGCCCGGCGTGACGTACCTGACCTTCATGACGGCCGGATCCGTCGTGATGACCGTCTACAACGCGTCCATCAACTCAGGCGTGGAAGTGCTCTTCGACCGCGAGAGCGGGTTCCTGCAACGATTAATGGTCGCGCCGATCAACCGGCTCTCCCTGGTCGTCAGCCGATTCCTGTACATACTGCTCATCGGCTCGGCGCAGAGCTTACTGATCCTCGCCGTCGCGTACGCGCTGGGCGTGCGCATCGCCTCGGGGCTCGGCGGCATCGCGATGATCCTGGTGATCGGCATGCTGCTCGGCATTGGGCTTGTCGGCATCTCCATGATCCTGGCGTTCTCCCTGAAGCGCCACGGGGACTTTTTCACCCTCATCGGCTTCATCGGCCTGCCGCTCGTGTTTCTCAGTAGCGCACTTGCTCCGATATCGATCATGCCGCCGTGGATGCGGCTGCTCGCCCGCTTCAACCCCATGACCTACGCCATCGACGCGACCCGAAGCCTCGTCATCAACGGCTGGGATTGGCTCCTCGTCATCGAGATGGTCGGCGTGCTCCTGGTATTCGACGCCGTCACCCTCGTGCTGAGCGCGAACGTCCTTCGCCGGGAGCTGAGCTGA
- a CDS encoding ATP-binding cassette domain-containing protein, whose amino-acid sequence MAESPVIEVQDLRKSFGPTEAVRGVSFSVVEGEVFGLLGPNGAGKTTTIKMLLTLIPPSGGRARVAGIDVERGSAAVRQLIGWVPQEVTVDQYLTGRENLLLQAGMYHLPRQERAGRVRELLELVELDDAADRIARTYSGGMKKRLDLAMGLIHRPRVLFLDEPTLGLDVQTRHRLWNYIMGFREAGTTVLLTTHYLEEADTLCDHIAIIDAGVIQALGTPDELKRAHGHESIRLDFAATDANGHADTEALERALAARPEVLAVYRQPHGLWLEVTSHAEAIPVVLAESQRAGGPPTSIVCQRPSLDDVFLHLTGYSLRERVQGERVA is encoded by the coding sequence GTGGCAGAGAGCCCCGTGATCGAGGTGCAGGACCTTCGCAAGAGCTTCGGACCGACGGAAGCGGTGCGCGGCGTCTCGTTCTCCGTGGTCGAGGGCGAAGTGTTCGGGCTGCTGGGCCCCAACGGCGCCGGAAAGACCACGACGATCAAGATGCTGCTTACCCTTATCCCGCCGTCTGGCGGCCGGGCGAGGGTGGCGGGGATCGACGTGGAGCGCGGGAGCGCGGCGGTTCGCCAGCTCATCGGTTGGGTCCCCCAAGAGGTCACGGTCGATCAGTATCTGACCGGCCGCGAGAACCTCCTGCTGCAAGCCGGCATGTACCACCTGCCACGCCAGGAGCGCGCCGGGCGCGTGCGCGAGCTGCTGGAGCTGGTGGAGCTGGACGACGCGGCAGACCGCATCGCGCGGACCTACTCCGGCGGCATGAAGAAACGGCTGGACCTGGCGATGGGGCTGATTCACCGCCCGCGCGTTCTGTTTCTGGACGAGCCCACCCTGGGGCTCGACGTGCAGACGCGCCATCGCCTGTGGAACTACATCATGGGCTTCCGCGAGGCGGGCACGACCGTCCTGCTCACCACGCACTACCTCGAGGAAGCCGACACCCTGTGCGACCATATCGCCATCATCGACGCCGGCGTGATCCAGGCGCTCGGCACGCCCGACGAGCTGAAGCGCGCCCACGGCCACGAGTCGATTCGTCTGGATTTCGCGGCGACCGACGCCAATGGCCACGCAGACACTGAAGCGTTGGAGCGCGCCCTCGCGGCGCGGCCGGAAGTGCTCGCCGTCTACCGGCAGCCCCATGGCCTGTGGCTCGAGGTGACCAGCCATGCCGAGGCCATTCCCGTGGTGCTGGCCGAATCGCAGCGCGCCGGGGGCCCGCCCACGTCCATCGTCTGTCAGCGGCCGAGCCTGGACGATGTATTCTTGCACTTGACGGGATATTCGCTCCGCGAGCGAGTCCAGGGGGAGAGGGTGGCATGA
- a CDS encoding universal stress protein → MEKILVPTDRSAESEKALAIAEVVARAQDAQLVLVRVLEPATAALPADDTAVDPRIFDEFAEAIERELRADLSRFEDDVRPRWPKVRSELLKGPVSAALLDYEAQERPDLVVMATHGRTGIVRFALGSVTDRLIRDGTAPVLVIRRASTSATDLARALLMLDGSSVAEEAIPVTEALAGRPVTSLTLFRAVAAPDARAAAMTYLEGVKARLNVPGVSVQLAVEVGEPRAVIQRAAGEADLVILCTHGRSGFDRLRHGSVAEHVMRELDKPALLVRARRTG, encoded by the coding sequence ATGGAGAAGATCCTGGTTCCCACAGATCGATCCGCGGAGAGCGAAAAGGCGCTCGCCATCGCCGAAGTGGTTGCCCGCGCGCAGGATGCTCAGCTCGTCCTCGTCCGCGTCCTCGAACCCGCCACCGCCGCGCTCCCGGCCGACGATACGGCCGTCGACCCGCGCATCTTCGATGAATTCGCGGAGGCGATCGAGCGTGAACTTCGCGCCGACCTCTCGCGCTTCGAAGACGACGTGCGACCCCGCTGGCCCAAAGTCCGGAGCGAGCTACTGAAGGGGCCCGTGTCCGCGGCCCTTCTCGACTACGAGGCGCAGGAGCGCCCGGACCTCGTCGTGATGGCGACCCACGGACGGACCGGAATCGTTCGGTTCGCGTTGGGCAGCGTCACGGATCGCCTGATCCGCGATGGCACCGCGCCGGTCCTCGTCATTCGCCGAGCGAGCACATCCGCAACGGACCTGGCACGCGCGCTCCTCATGCTGGATGGGTCCAGCGTCGCCGAAGAGGCGATTCCCGTGACCGAAGCGCTCGCCGGCAGGCCCGTTACGTCGCTGACCCTCTTTCGGGCCGTCGCCGCCCCCGATGCCCGCGCCGCCGCCATGACCTACCTCGAGGGGGTGAAAGCTCGCCTCAACGTTCCGGGCGTCTCGGTCCAGCTCGCCGTCGAGGTCGGTGAGCCGCGCGCGGTCATTCAGCGGGCCGCGGGCGAGGCGGACCTCGTCATCCTATGCACTCACGGCCGCAGCGGTTTCGACCGGCTGCGCCATGGGAGCGTGGCCGAGCACGTGATGCGCGAGCTGGACAAGCCGGCCCTCCTCGTCCGCGCCCGGCGTACCGGCTGA
- a CDS encoding ABC transporter substrate-binding protein, giving the protein MRAVRFIATICVVVTTVGCGGSRAGAPAGASASGGGSPVAAEPGPSKVGVGVVGSASDAGLFIAEEKGYFAQQKIEVETTRFSTAADMVAPLGRGQLDVGAGAPSAGLLNAIARDIPLKIVADKGNVNPGFGFQAIMIRKDLWDAGVRGPADLRGRTVAINARDITPEVLLDHYLRSGGLTINDVNVVTLGFADMFSGFANGSVDAAFPIEPFVTQIVESGTAVIAVRADAVLPGQQVAVILYGPNFAQNTDLARRFMVAYIQGVRDYNDAFAKNDPAKKADVSDILARNTPVKDLSLYDKMVMPGLNPNGRVNLDSLNDSQNWWIEKGSQGARADLSKVVDDQYVDYAVKLLGAY; this is encoded by the coding sequence ATGCGAGCAGTCCGATTTATCGCCACCATCTGCGTCGTCGTCACCACCGTGGGATGTGGCGGAAGCCGCGCCGGGGCGCCGGCCGGCGCCTCGGCGTCGGGCGGCGGCTCGCCTGTAGCGGCCGAGCCCGGCCCGTCCAAGGTGGGGGTGGGCGTCGTCGGTAGCGCCTCCGACGCGGGGCTCTTCATCGCGGAGGAGAAGGGGTACTTCGCGCAGCAGAAGATCGAGGTGGAGACCACCCGCTTCTCGACAGCGGCGGACATGGTGGCGCCCCTCGGCCGCGGCCAGCTCGACGTTGGCGCGGGCGCGCCGAGCGCGGGGCTCCTCAACGCCATCGCCCGGGACATCCCGCTGAAGATCGTGGCCGACAAAGGGAACGTCAACCCCGGCTTCGGGTTCCAGGCCATCATGATCCGAAAGGACCTCTGGGACGCGGGCGTGCGCGGCCCGGCAGACCTGCGCGGGCGAACGGTGGCGATCAACGCCCGCGACATCACGCCGGAAGTGCTGCTTGACCACTATTTGCGCAGCGGCGGACTCACCATCAACGACGTCAACGTCGTGACCCTCGGATTTGCGGACATGTTCTCGGGATTTGCCAATGGATCCGTGGACGCGGCCTTCCCCATCGAGCCATTCGTGACCCAAATCGTGGAGAGCGGAACGGCGGTGATCGCCGTGCGCGCTGACGCCGTGCTGCCCGGCCAGCAAGTCGCCGTCATCTTGTACGGCCCGAACTTTGCCCAGAACACCGACCTCGCGCGGCGGTTCATGGTGGCGTACATCCAGGGCGTGCGCGACTACAACGACGCGTTCGCGAAGAACGACCCGGCGAAAAAGGCCGATGTATCAGACATCCTCGCGCGAAACACGCCGGTGAAGGACCTCTCGCTCTACGACAAGATGGTCATGCCTGGGCTCAATCCCAACGGTCGTGTCAACCTGGACAGCCTGAACGACTCGCAGAACTGGTGGATCGAGAAGGGCTCGCAGGGCGCCCGCGCCGATCTGAGCAAGGTGGTCGACGACCAGTACGTCGACTACGCGGTGAAGCTCTTGGGCGCATACTAG
- a CDS encoding zinc-ribbon domain containing protein, with protein sequence MYTDKTLICRDCNQSFTFTTGEQEFFAAKGFTNEPSRCPDCRAERKRSQGGYSGSYAGGSYAGGGYERRERQMYPAVCAQCGKDTEVPFQPRTDKPVYCSDCYAGQRGSAYATVRSRGSRW encoded by the coding sequence GTGTATACCGACAAGACCTTAATCTGCCGTGACTGCAACCAGAGCTTCACGTTCACCACTGGTGAGCAGGAGTTCTTCGCCGCCAAGGGCTTCACCAATGAGCCCAGCCGGTGCCCGGATTGCCGCGCCGAGCGAAAGCGCAGCCAGGGTGGCTATAGCGGCAGCTATGCCGGGGGGAGCTATGCTGGCGGCGGCTACGAGCGCCGCGAGCGACAGATGTACCCCGCGGTATGTGCCCAGTGTGGCAAGGACACCGAAGTCCCCTTCCAGCCGCGGACGGACAAGCCCGTCTACTGTTCGGACTGCTACGCGGGCCAGCGCGGCAGCGCATATGCGACGGTTCGGAGCCGAGGCAGCCGCTGGTAA
- a CDS encoding winged helix-turn-helix transcriptional regulator, producing MPAWRFLTNHALVLTYISRHPESTGLEIALAVGITERATREIVRDLEQSGYLSSERVGRRKRYSVQLDQSLGRIGERELTVRELIDLLRGRRQDTVSA from the coding sequence ATGCCAGCGTGGAGATTTCTCACCAACCACGCCCTGGTGCTGACGTACATTAGCCGTCACCCGGAGAGCACCGGGCTCGAGATTGCGTTGGCCGTAGGCATTACCGAGCGGGCAACGCGGGAGATCGTCCGCGACCTGGAACAATCCGGCTATCTCAGCTCGGAGCGCGTCGGCCGCCGGAAGCGCTACTCCGTACAACTCGACCAGAGCCTTGGGCGCATCGGGGAACGGGAACTCACGGTTCGGGAGCTCATCGATCTGCTGCGCGGCCGACGCCAGGACACGGTGAGCGCGTAA
- a CDS encoding cold shock domain-containing protein: protein MATGIIKKLVSDRGFGFILPQGASATGEDLFFHRSDVQGAGYEALHEGDTVTYDVGRDARRGTAKAENVRAGRD, encoded by the coding sequence ATGGCCACCGGGATCATCAAGAAGCTCGTCAGCGATCGGGGCTTCGGCTTCATTCTTCCGCAGGGCGCATCGGCCACCGGGGAGGACTTGTTCTTCCATCGGAGCGACGTCCAGGGGGCAGGATACGAGGCGCTCCACGAAGGAGACACCGTGACCTATGACGTCGGGCGGGACGCCCGTCGGGGGACTGCCAAAGCAGAGAACGTTCGGGCCGGGCGCGACTGA
- a CDS encoding alpha/beta hydrolase, with protein MATTTDRYVTVDGLNIRYLEEGRGPAVILLHGAALGSSADVWEQHLAPLAARGLRAVAPDRPGYGRSPDPADPSSAYQQAFILSFMDALGIDKAGLVGHSQTGNFAVALALQHPERISRILVLGTGSLLPPPEGGQAPTPGEGENVFGREPTRDDVRHVLEQQLWNHALITPELVEKRYEMSLGHVRARPAAAPGGAPREPLWTRLGEITVPVLMIYGRDDRGSVPERASLLRQRYPDLDLRVLDRCKHLVQLDAADAFQRAAADFFG; from the coding sequence ATGGCCACGACGACCGACCGATACGTGACCGTGGATGGCTTGAACATCAGATACCTGGAGGAGGGTCGGGGGCCCGCGGTGATCCTTCTCCACGGCGCGGCGCTGGGCTCGTCCGCGGACGTGTGGGAGCAGCACCTGGCCCCGCTCGCGGCGCGCGGCTTGCGCGCCGTTGCTCCCGACCGCCCGGGTTATGGACGCTCGCCGGATCCGGCCGATCCATCTTCGGCGTATCAGCAGGCGTTCATCCTGTCGTTCATGGATGCCCTCGGGATCGACAAGGCCGGCCTCGTGGGCCATTCGCAGACCGGCAACTTCGCGGTTGCGCTGGCCCTTCAGCACCCCGAGCGGATCAGCAGGATCCTCGTCCTCGGGACCGGGAGCCTGCTCCCACCGCCCGAGGGCGGCCAGGCGCCAACCCCGGGCGAAGGCGAGAACGTGTTTGGCCGCGAGCCGACCCGCGATGACGTGCGCCACGTTCTGGAACAGCAGCTCTGGAACCACGCCCTCATCACGCCTGAGCTCGTGGAGAAACGGTACGAGATGAGCCTGGGGCACGTGCGCGCCCGACCCGCCGCGGCACCGGGGGGCGCGCCGCGCGAGCCGCTCTGGACCCGCCTGGGCGAGATCACAGTCCCGGTCCTCATGATCTACGGGCGCGATGATCGCGGCTCGGTGCCGGAGCGTGCATCGCTCCTGCGGCAGCGATATCCGGATCTCGACCTCCGCGTCCTCGATCGGTGCAAGCACCTGGTCCAGCTCGACGCGGCGGACGCGTTCCAGCGTGCAGCGGCAGACTTCTTCGGCTAG
- a CDS encoding DinB family protein — MDALAFLREQSAQADRNLRQVFTPVMPDQAQWRLAGSTANTIGATFMHAYFSEDQMVQDMRGASSIFENGGWRDRLGYDHSNVWTFEGRHDPRLLLEYAEAVAAATEAFLAELDPAALDDVIDTPRGPQPRARRLSVYLVHHKAQHAGEIAALLGCQGVKGLPF; from the coding sequence GTGGATGCGCTTGCCTTCTTGCGGGAACAATCCGCTCAGGCCGATCGAAACCTGCGCCAGGTCTTCACCCCGGTCATGCCTGACCAGGCACAATGGCGTCTGGCCGGATCCACCGCCAACACGATCGGCGCCACGTTTATGCACGCATACTTCAGCGAGGACCAGATGGTGCAGGACATGCGCGGAGCGTCCTCCATATTTGAGAACGGGGGATGGCGCGACCGCCTGGGCTATGACCACTCCAACGTCTGGACCTTTGAGGGAAGGCACGACCCACGGCTCCTTCTCGAATATGCGGAGGCCGTGGCCGCGGCGACCGAGGCGTTCCTCGCTGAACTCGATCCGGCGGCGCTGGACGACGTGATCGATACCCCGCGCGGCCCGCAGCCCCGGGCGCGACGGCTGTCGGTCTACCTCGTGCATCACAAGGCGCAGCACGCGGGTGAGATCGCCGCGCTCCTCGGCTGTCAGGGTGTCAAAGGCCTTCCGTTCTAG